One window of Dyadobacter sandarakinus genomic DNA carries:
- a CDS encoding endonuclease/exonuclease/phosphatase family protein encodes MRSLVFSGLLVVFVHLFASAGVMHKPGKPGRKAARIKVMTYNIHHCNPPSAGDRIDVEAIAKVINAEKPDFVALQEVDVNTERSGKGKNQARQLAALTGMNFYFSKAIDHQGGDYGVAVLSRYPILDSMRIALPIHPELKEENRTLAAVTVQLPNRKKIIFASTHLGLKEPNRVLQAETLLKHFQGTELPVILGGDFNATPDSKVIAYLDQYFVRTCSACGFTIPVENPDKTIDFIMYRKSDLLKGGDTRVINEKYASDHLPVVASFTIN; translated from the coding sequence ATGAGAAGTCTGGTTTTTTCAGGATTGCTGGTGGTCTTTGTACACCTGTTTGCATCAGCCGGCGTAATGCACAAGCCCGGTAAGCCGGGGCGCAAAGCTGCTCGTATCAAGGTAATGACTTATAATATCCACCATTGTAACCCACCCTCGGCTGGCGACAGGATTGATGTGGAAGCGATCGCAAAAGTGATCAATGCCGAAAAGCCTGACTTTGTGGCTTTGCAGGAAGTGGATGTAAATACCGAGCGTTCAGGAAAAGGTAAAAACCAGGCCCGGCAGCTTGCAGCACTTACCGGAATGAATTTCTATTTTTCCAAAGCAATAGACCATCAGGGCGGGGATTACGGCGTAGCTGTATTGTCCAGGTATCCGATCCTGGATTCCATGCGCATTGCATTGCCGATTCATCCTGAGCTGAAAGAAGAAAACCGGACTTTGGCGGCGGTAACCGTGCAGCTGCCCAATCGGAAAAAGATCATTTTTGCGAGCACGCACTTGGGTTTGAAGGAGCCCAACCGGGTTTTGCAGGCCGAAACACTCTTGAAGCATTTTCAGGGTACCGAGCTGCCGGTAATCTTGGGAGGTGATTTCAATGCAACACCCGATAGCAAGGTGATTGCTTACCTCGACCAGTATTTTGTTCGCACCTGCTCAGCCTGCGGATTTACAATCCCCGTCGAAAATCCGGACAAAACGATTGATTTTATTATGTACAGGAAAAGCGATCTTCTCAAAGGTGGGGATACGAGGGTGATCAATGAAAAATACGCCTCCGATCACCTGCCGGTGGTAGCTTCATTCACCATCAACTGA
- a CDS encoding M16 family metallopeptidase, whose translation MMLRKLLLVTVSAIWSQMVLGQTRPEDVKTFILPNGMKFLVLEDHSIPTANMYLFWKVGSRNEAPGITGLSHFFEHMMFNGSKNYSPKQFDRVMEANGGSNNAYTSENVTVYTDWFQKDALETIFKLESDRIANLSIAPEMVESERGVVLSERSTGLENSNYRLLGEQVQSVAFQEHPYMFPVIGFESDIKSWTQQDLETYFKTYYSPNNTTVVVVGDVTFDQVKKYADQYMAPIAARGLPPKIRTVEPAQNGEKRVTTYKDISTPNVMLAYHTPQTSHADFYALDLLSSLLTSGNSSRLVKSLVMDTTVATQVFTSFDQGFDPGLFVVYGIAGDSITAPGLEKAITAQIDLVAKSGVTENELQKVKNQKLMEFYHTLETINGKANSLGTYDVFFGDYRRMFEAPELYRKVTLDDIRRVAAQYFTERNRTVGYLLPDQKN comes from the coding sequence ATGATGCTAAGAAAACTGCTGCTGGTAACCGTGAGTGCCATTTGGTCGCAAATGGTACTGGGACAAACCAGGCCGGAAGATGTAAAAACCTTCATCCTGCCCAATGGTATGAAGTTCCTTGTCCTGGAAGACCATTCCATTCCTACGGCCAATATGTACCTGTTCTGGAAGGTAGGCTCCCGGAACGAAGCGCCCGGGATCACGGGGCTTTCGCACTTCTTTGAACATATGATGTTCAATGGATCAAAAAATTACAGCCCGAAGCAGTTTGACCGCGTCATGGAAGCCAATGGTGGCTCCAACAATGCCTATACTTCCGAGAATGTAACCGTGTACACCGACTGGTTTCAGAAAGACGCACTGGAAACGATTTTCAAACTGGAATCCGACCGGATCGCAAACTTGTCCATCGCACCCGAAATGGTGGAAAGCGAGCGGGGCGTGGTACTCTCCGAGCGGAGTACAGGTCTTGAAAACAGCAATTACCGCCTGCTGGGCGAGCAGGTACAATCTGTTGCTTTTCAGGAACATCCGTACATGTTCCCGGTGATCGGGTTTGAGTCTGATATTAAAAGCTGGACGCAGCAGGACCTCGAAACGTATTTCAAAACCTACTACTCTCCCAATAATACCACGGTTGTGGTGGTGGGGGATGTGACTTTTGATCAGGTAAAAAAATATGCAGACCAGTACATGGCGCCCATTGCAGCGCGCGGACTGCCTCCTAAGATCCGGACCGTGGAACCCGCGCAGAACGGTGAAAAGCGGGTCACGACCTACAAGGATATTTCCACGCCCAATGTCATGCTGGCCTACCACACGCCCCAAACCAGCCACGCCGATTTTTATGCACTCGACCTGCTGAGCAGCTTGCTTACCTCAGGAAACTCTTCCCGGCTGGTAAAATCGCTGGTGATGGATACTACCGTGGCCACGCAGGTTTTCACCTCATTCGACCAGGGTTTTGACCCCGGCCTTTTTGTGGTTTACGGCATTGCAGGCGACAGCATTACCGCTCCCGGTCTTGAAAAAGCCATTACTGCCCAGATTGACCTGGTTGCAAAAAGCGGCGTCACAGAGAATGAACTGCAGAAAGTGAAAAATCAGAAGCTGATGGAGTTTTACCATACCCTGGAAACCATCAATGGTAAAGCCAACAGCCTGGGTACTTACGATGTATTTTTCGGTGATTACCGGCGAATGTTCGAAGCGCCTGAGCTGTACCGGAAGGTTACCCTCGACGACATCCGGCGCGTGGCTGCCCAGTATTTTACAGAAAGGAACAGGACCGTGGGATACCTGCTACCCGATCAGAAAAATTAA
- a CDS encoding VRR-NUC domain-containing protein has translation MLPDPFGQNNEFPTDLPPKYYHEYFNYVLDFVKRRYFHVLNAEEETFLRDYEGLSEDAQCLFIRFSNRSKSFFRVETISYSEITDMPAVLTELLENHFIESLCGAHTSRFSEIIDLFTKPELLAVTKLLEPPVMPSKSIKKPDLVRWLLHEYDFSTLCEIISELEPVVKVAYEAEVMLMKFLFFGNRHADMTEFVIRDLGHVRFQNFDEQHLAVQFDTRKDVDDTLMVSLMKETFDLIKQEQPPEDIYDWFMNWHTSSGTGLSPKAAASFNAFILRVSAWLERKKMLSQALTIYQLTNDAPARERRVRLLFNLGEIEEALALCEEIAESPQNADERFFSLDFYEKIKNKKTRVIKRTTQALKAAEAIEVPVMYRFRVEYGALEHYRALGYQAFFSENEPWRSLFGLLFWDIIYDTNVQTIHNPFQRIPSDFFMPDFYFKRENQLKERLTAASTREVINEIVTQTFVDHYGVTNVLVPWYEGALEKVLTLTSLLTVQQMHLVLLEMALNLRENTRGFPDLLVWNENEYAFIEIKSPTDHLSSRQLHWQHFFREHGVQSRIVRVNWLKDADQLMVNEATTGR, from the coding sequence GTGCTACCGGATCCATTTGGGCAGAATAACGAGTTCCCGACCGACTTACCTCCCAAGTATTACCACGAGTATTTCAATTATGTGCTCGATTTCGTAAAACGTCGGTACTTCCATGTACTCAATGCCGAGGAAGAAACTTTCCTGCGCGACTACGAAGGATTGAGCGAGGATGCACAATGCCTCTTTATCCGCTTTAGCAACCGCAGCAAGTCGTTTTTCCGGGTTGAAACAATATCCTACTCGGAAATCACAGACATGCCCGCAGTACTCACCGAGCTGCTGGAAAATCACTTCATCGAATCCCTTTGCGGAGCGCATACCAGCCGCTTTTCAGAAATCATTGACCTTTTTACAAAACCGGAACTCCTGGCTGTCACAAAGCTGCTCGAACCGCCTGTGATGCCTTCGAAAAGCATCAAGAAACCCGACCTGGTGCGCTGGCTCCTGCACGAATACGATTTCAGCACGCTCTGTGAAATCATCAGCGAGCTGGAACCGGTCGTGAAGGTAGCCTATGAAGCGGAGGTGATGTTGATGAAATTCCTTTTTTTCGGCAACCGGCATGCCGATATGACCGAGTTCGTGATCCGCGACCTGGGACACGTGCGTTTTCAGAATTTCGACGAGCAGCATCTGGCGGTTCAGTTTGATACCCGTAAGGATGTGGACGATACGCTGATGGTGTCGTTGATGAAGGAAACTTTCGACCTGATCAAGCAAGAACAGCCTCCGGAGGATATTTATGACTGGTTTATGAACTGGCATACCAGCAGCGGGACCGGGCTCAGCCCCAAGGCAGCCGCTTCCTTTAATGCATTCATCCTCCGCGTGAGCGCCTGGCTCGAACGAAAAAAGATGCTTTCACAAGCGCTGACCATTTACCAGCTGACGAATGATGCGCCTGCGCGCGAAAGACGGGTAAGGCTGCTTTTCAATCTGGGAGAAATAGAGGAAGCACTGGCGCTTTGTGAAGAAATTGCTGAGAGTCCGCAAAATGCGGACGAGCGCTTTTTCAGCCTGGATTTTTACGAAAAAATAAAGAATAAAAAGACCCGGGTCATCAAGCGCACTACCCAGGCACTGAAAGCGGCGGAGGCGATAGAAGTACCTGTTATGTACCGCTTCCGGGTAGAATATGGCGCGCTCGAACATTACCGCGCATTGGGGTACCAGGCTTTTTTCAGTGAAAATGAACCCTGGAGGTCACTGTTCGGGCTGTTGTTTTGGGACATTATATATGATACCAATGTGCAGACGATCCACAATCCGTTCCAGCGCATTCCCTCGGATTTCTTTATGCCCGATTTTTATTTTAAAAGGGAAAATCAACTGAAAGAAAGACTGACAGCTGCCAGTACCCGCGAAGTGATCAACGAAATTGTCACGCAGACTTTCGTTGATCACTATGGGGTTACCAATGTACTTGTGCCGTGGTATGAAGGCGCGCTGGAAAAGGTACTGACCCTGACCTCGCTGCTCACCGTGCAGCAAATGCATCTGGTCCTGCTTGAAATGGCGCTCAACCTGCGCGAGAACACCCGTGGCTTTCCGGATCTGCTTGTGTGGAATGAAAACGAATATGCGTTTATAGAGATCAAATCCCCGACCGACCACCTGTCATCCCGGCAGCTGCACTGGCAGCACTTTTTCCGTGAACATGGCGTCCAGAGCCGGATCGTGCGCGTGAACTGGCTGAAAGATGCGGATCAGTTGATGGTGAATGAAGCTACCACCGGCAGGTGA